One Salvia splendens isolate huo1 chromosome 1, SspV2, whole genome shotgun sequence genomic window, CCCACCAAAATCCTCCGGAGCACACAAAACGATACTTGAATGCCGGAGCACACTACAACGACGCTGGCTGGCCAGGTTCTTGCAGGCGGTGAAGCAGGACGGAGGAATTGGCGAGGCAGAGCGGTGGAGCGGCGAGGAATAGCGGAAGTAGCGGCGGCGAGAAAGGCTGGTGGGCGTGGTGGCTAGGAAAGGCTAATCCCGccgattgagagagagagattgagagagagagagggggggggggggggagaggCGGCTTTTTTAATCACGTAGGGTTTAtagggagtattagtttatgTACATATTATTAGTTTATGTGGGAAAACATTTGTTGGATTTATAGTTTGTTGGATTTAATTGTTTGAAAACATTTAACTCAAAAAACACCCCAGCTTACTTTATGTAGGAATATATTATTTGGACCTTTTTAAGAAGAGTTCTAAATTGGGTATTACGATTaaaaattatgtattaaaaaatAGTAAGTGGGATTTAATTTGATCATTGGATTTTAATAATACagtagtatgtaatttttaaaatacgtAGATTCTTTTCTAatagtaattaaatttttatattattaattttcttttatttatgttcAATTGAAATTGTGCTTGAGAGTTCAATTTGCcttctattttaattaaaattaaaataatactatttatTATTGCAATGTCTCTTCTCCGAATTAATTCATAAGCTAAACGACAACATAAATATGTAATCATTTCAATCGTCCAATATTTACTCGATTAAAAtttttagtatattttaattagtccTAAATTTAATATGTTCTAATTagtttcataattaaataatctatactaatctaaagtgcaagtttgatgaaaagtCTTTAAtgcctttttggagggaaaatggaaagatgaagtgtcttctattcaaaaataattttttaaggcaaaaacaattggacaaataataatccaataaaatgctaacttcttgaagaagcgttaaaacacatttaaatagtgcactaccattagattttttttataattaagttattaaatttataaattaattaaccttatatttgagttaaattggaattgtgctagagagtttagtttgccttccatttatttatgttaaaattgagatttaatcatttattgcaatactttttctccgaactaattcacaagctaaacgacaacacatatatataaagCTTACAATTTCcatcctatatttactcaattaaagtttttagttcttatattttaattcgcctctaattaaaccatactactaagtttatagattaaactaaGGAATGAGAtgacattatatatatttaaaattaaatctaacttaatataacttcttaatataaagagtagtgtaaattctcacattattcaaaacaaaacaagatgcataaaatattatcgttattttaagtgatagtagtagtaatttactttttatacgtatatgtggcgggaagtaagaaatttattctttccaatataaaaaattcatttagtctttggcaatgtatatcaagttatgttatggtctgaaattaaaagaaagaaataaacagtcaactaaaatgtgattattggacAATACAAATTTTCcaacttgacttctcaaagttttaaatttatatgatttaaattattcatatatttaatgtagatatgtttaatattccatatatttttttcaaattatttttttataaattaagttatttaatttatatattaatttacctttatttggattaatgacttgcatagcactttcaataaacatctttactcacaaattttatttatttgtatatcttattctaatgaattcatactctttgatcattaCCCACACATCTTATTtgtgtcattaattttattgttcttacttcacttagattataaattaaaattgcataaatgtttcattcactagggagtagtaaattcttcattttgagtgagacaagataagtatatttctgtttttttaaatctccatattgctttcaattcttattttctatatatttattatattttatattcattatttgaaactcttatgtcccgtgcatagctcgggtgttaatactagttttaTAGAATGTTGCACTATTTAGATTATTACTATCATTTAATACTTATCATTTTAtgattcaaaataaaatgtacCCCCTTCGTTCTACAGTAATAGAAGCATTTCATTTTgcgcactcattttgaaaaaataattataaatagttaaagtggagaaaaaataaagtaagagagaatattgtagataagactcttctctacattattctctctattactttaccctctccactttaactagtATTATTTCTTCAAAACGagtgaagaaaatgaaatgtctcgtaaaggagggagtaatatttggCGATTGAGATATTGATGCGGAAACCGAATATATGCATCCTTCATCTACATGACTATTGTGTAATTTGTGTATGACGTCTAATTtcaataaaacataaaataaatcaaacaaaACATGTATTTTCGAGTATCACATCAATAATGGATCATGAAATTTTTACGGgatattttatttccaaaatAAGACACTAGATTATTATTATCTAAATAGTTAGTATAGTATTTTTGAGCAAATGTCCCAACTAATGGAACAAAAATTGACCATTTATCCCATTTTATTTTAGAGagaacatctttttaggtccacgaactttctcaaagtatcattttaagtCCATGAAGtttgaaatatcattttaggtccatcAACTACAAATTAATATCATTTGatgtattttgaactttttccgGACGAAAATGCCTTAAAGCCTTCAAATTAAAAGTTCGTGAACCTAAAAAGATATTCcctctttattttattacttaAGTTGTACATTACTTAAGTTGTTTTTCTAGTATaactattaattaattgaaaacgTTATTTAACTATATTTGGAGACACGAGTTTTGGCGGTATAGCAATTTAGCGACGCTTAAATCCAAAACCTTCAAATAGCGATTTTCGCCATATCCATTACGACCATTTTTTGAGCTTTGGTAGCTACAAAACCAAACCCTAGAAAGATTCATTCAACATTTCCTTGTTTGATTCACAAATGGAAACTTCGCTTAGGTATGGTGGAGATTCCAAAACTCTGCGAATTCACGCCAAGGAAAAAATCCCCATTTCCCCCAATTCCATCTGCCAGGTTGAaaattcttctcttttttttgctGATTAATCTCTTCTACTATCGTGTTTGCTTACTCAGTTACGACTGTATTTGAAACTTTCTGTTACGACTGTTATTTCACACTCAAATTTGAGTGTAAAATGATGTGTTACTTTGAAGGTTTTTGAGTTTTGTGTGAAAACTGAATCTTTTGTTTAGTTAGAGATAAGGTGGGAAATTAAACTATGTTGTTAAGAAATGTTGTTTCTAGTTATGATTTGGAAGCgattgcaattttttttgtgttgattGATTAGTTTTCTAAAGGTAGCCCGTTTACTTGTTTGATTGGATTATTCTGGTTTTCGATTGCTTGTACGAGCATGGCTTTAACTATTAGTAGCTCTTTAGCTCACCTCCTAATCATACAATGTGGTTAGATATGCTGAGAATCCTTGGTTTCTTGTTTTGTTGCAAGCTGTTTAGAACGACGTTGAAGAGGTTGTTCGATGTTACTTTTTTTACTAGATTCTCGTGCTTTTATTTATTCGTGCTAAACTGTTAACTTGCTTGTGTCTTTTGATTGGCAGATTCAAGGAGAGCTCGACACGAAGCTTGGAGCTCCTACTTTCGTGCACGGCTTGATTAGATACTTCCATCCCGAGGTGTATTTTTTTCGTGTTTTTCAATTGGTTAAATTGATTTCAATTTATCACATCTTCAGCTCAATTTCAATTTCGTGTTTTTCGTGTTTTTAATGTGTCATCATTTAGACAAAAGAAGTTAGCCCCTTATCATGTGTAATAAAAATAGGAAATATAAGTACGAAAATCATGGGAttgtttcttttattatgagatgAGTGATTGCACATTTTCTTTTGCATCCAATGCAGTATTTGATTTGCTTTCCATAGATATAAAATGTCGTACCCAGAGTTTGACATGTTTCCCGACCTTTTTAGTCATCAGCTAGCCTTGGTGTGGGCCTTCGGTACAATAAGCGGGATAAATTGCACTACCACGTACGTGGGAAGAAGGCATTTCCAGTGACTACAGATAAATTGTTTAACTTCAATGTTAAGGGTCGTTGTAATATCGATGAGGAATTGAAGCAGGTTACTATTATTCTCATTGACCTAGCACGCTATTTTCttgattctttattttttttttccgggCCAACCGCCAACCTTAACGCTATATTGGATACAGTTTGATTACTCTGCTGCTACTGAGTTTGTTTGGAACATCTTTGATGTTAAAAAGAGCCAGGATGTGCGCATCAAGTTGGGATACGATGTTATCGATAAGGTACATTTGCTCTCCTAGAGGCGTTCTTGACTCACTTTACCTCACTGTTTGTCCCAAATGAAATGAAATCTTGATTATCCTAACACTCGCCTTACATGGTCATGTCTGCAGACTTCATATTTGCAAGTTCGGGAGAACAATTGGACATTCAATCTTGATCAGAACCGGAGATGGAATGTGAGGTACGACCTCTAAACACATGGCCGATCTTGTGCCTGTGATGATCTTTCATTCGGATTGACTGTAATAGTGATGCTTTTAACTGTAAATCGCGCTGTCTTAGGAGTTGTCGATGTTGAAACCAGAATTCATTTTTGTATACCTATGACAGTTTTTCCTATTGAAATATTTATGCAaatgcattttgaaggcattaTAATGCTTTTTTTTCTCAGTTACAGTCcttattttgtttgaatttttcagtTTCCATACTCTTTGTTCATCATAGTTGAgttgtattcattttttttgtcgTCCCATTATGGTTGAGTAATTTCTCTTTATGACAATAATCAACGGATTTAATCTCCCTCTTACTTATGTTTTAGCTATAAAACTGGGAATGGTATTTACTAAACTTTACACGATGTTACTAATTTACTAATATTTGTTTTGGGTtatccataaaattaattacataatttccactaataatatttcaatcatttttttctatttctgatctatttaggggtgagcattcgggTTTCAGTTCGGTTTTTTGCTCAAATTGAACCAAAattgaaaaaccgaatttatttcaaaaaccaaaccgaaccgaatcgaaaaatcgaaaatcgaatttcaaaaaccgaacaaaattgaaaaaaccgaaattttcCAAAAAATCGAACAAATATGGAATatacattaatatatatatataatatataaaattaatagaatatatatatatatatatatatatataatgcatattatatcaaatatattaaaagaatatatattatatatatgatataatatattaaattaatagaataaatatatgtaatattatatttaaatataatttggtttttcggtttttttttgcccgaaccgaaaaactgaatttttgagtttttaaaacagaaccgaaaaaccgaaaaaaccgaaccgaattttaaaatttcggtttggttcggttcggatattcgatttttggtttttttacTCACCCCTACATCtacttttactaattttacattaaaatgtgTGTAGTTTACTATCAATACTATTAACAGGGGACGTCTGGACGAATGTAGTATATATACAACACCTCATATCGAATTATCGTTCCACGTTCTAAATCGGAGTTCAACAATTTAATTCAACTTTCCGATGTCGGATTCTAGGTCACAAGCAAAAATTGTAACTTTATGCAATGctctaaattttaattaaaaaaacgaaaGTTCATGTCACGCTTGAGAAATTGGGTTTAATTAGGTTAATTACTAATATCAGTGCCTAAATTTGGGTAGGGTCAAGAAAATGGGTTAGGATCGGGTCGGTTTGCTTTACTCTCAACCGCTCgattcaaattaattttccactaatatatttatatattaatgcGACAAATTTGAGTTGAAAAGTGCATTATTATTGCACCCAAAAAATGGTTTTAATTGAGGCATACTCATTTGTAGACACACAAAGTGCTTCGTGATTACGTGTGGATTGGATCCATTTCCACTCAAGTCAAATGGATTGGACTATGatagtaatttttttacttcacatttttttattttatgtgagACAACTCATATATGGATATTTCAACATGTCCTTATATGAGCCATTTATTTGTTTAACGAGAGGAGATCAACTAAACTCCAATGAGATTTAATTTTGAGACCAATTGATAGTAAGGTAAATGATTTAGGTATATAATATGGTTCAtatctcttttatttgaatGAGGGTATAACTAGCAAATAATTGCTAAAATGATTTATGGTTTCAAATTCTTTCACATACTTGAGTTTAACAAAAGTGCATATCAAAGCTAACTCCTTTTGctttaaaaaaacattaatcTTGTAGGAAGCAAATCTTTCTTGACCACTAATCATGTGATTTATGACCAACTACGCTTCAAAACttaaagtagtagtactaattaagGCTAGTCCAACAGTAAtggaattttattcaataatttcttgttttttttaatatacaattattCCTTAGCAAAAGTCTatgaagaaaattaaataaagctAAAAGAAGCCTTAAAATAGGGGGTGGAAGAACTATTGACAATTTAATAGCATTATTTCATTCAGTAAAATATACTCTTACTCGCACACTATTTTTTAAGGGACGCtactaaaatgatcttagctaACAAGTAAAAATTTAGTAGTCAAGACATAATTGTAGTGGTCaatcaattataattttaaaaaaagaataataaatatttttacaattatAATTAACTGAATATATCATATACCAACGTAATAAGTGGAGTACTTTTATAGCCaaacaaatatatgaaaaaaacaGTACTATCAAGAAAGTGGAAATTTTGATCTTTTTACTTCTGATTAGAATAaggtaaataaataaaacaatacaaataagaaaaaatagtcCCAAAATAGATTTACTTTGTATATTAATGTCGGTTTGGAGATAGAAATGCTTCCTTCCTAACATGATTATTACTTCAATGATTTAGACCGATAAAAGCATAGTTTGGTAACAACTAACAACATATTAACATGCTTCACACATATACTactagttttgatttatttttaaattttcagccaCATGTATTTATAATTGTATATAGTCCAATCACATTTCGCGTACCAAAATAAAACTCAATTAATTCCAAATTAGGTCCAACTCTAGTTAAttggaaaaaaatgataatCATAGTACTCAATTCTTAAATATTTTGCA contains:
- the LOC121801745 gene encoding outer envelope pore protein 21B, chloroplastic-like, producing the protein METSLRYGGDSKTLRIHAKEKIPISPNSICQIQGELDTKLGAPTFVHGLIRYFHPESSASLGVGLRYNKRDKLHYHVRGKKAFPVTTDKLFNFNVKGRCNIDEELKQFDYSAATEFVWNIFDVKKSQDVRIKLGYDVIDKTSYLQVRENNWTFNLDQNRRWNVRYDL